From the genome of Hymenobacter sp. PAMC 26628, one region includes:
- a CDS encoding acyl-CoA thioesterase codes for MPDLVRTPETRHRVHFQDCDMLGHLNNARYLDYFLNAREDQVAEHYALNMGELAREQHAAWVITKHHLSYLKPARQGVEVLIRTQLIHFDNSNLVVEMQMRAADGLRLLALLWSEMTFVKMPAGTRLDHSDELMDLLDRVDVEEVEYDPDGFDDRVKAVRQELKQLRRSAE; via the coding sequence ATGCCCGACCTCGTTCGCACCCCCGAGACCCGCCACCGCGTCCACTTCCAGGACTGCGACATGCTGGGCCACCTCAACAACGCCCGCTACCTCGACTACTTCCTCAACGCCCGCGAAGACCAAGTGGCCGAGCACTACGCCCTGAATATGGGCGAGCTGGCCCGCGAGCAGCACGCGGCCTGGGTCATCACCAAGCACCACCTCAGCTACCTCAAGCCCGCGCGCCAGGGCGTGGAGGTGCTCATCCGCACCCAGCTCATCCACTTCGACAACTCCAACCTGGTGGTAGAAATGCAGATGCGCGCCGCCGACGGCCTGCGCCTGCTGGCGCTGCTGTGGTCGGAAATGACGTTTGTGAAGATGCCCGCCGGCACCCGCCTCGACCACTCCGACGAGCTGATGGACCTGCTCGACCGGGTGGACGTGGAAGAGGTTGAGTACGACCCCGATGGCTTCGATGACCGGGTGAAGGCCGTGCGCCAGGAGCTCAAGCAGCTGCGCCGCTCCGCCGAATAG
- a CDS encoding mechanosensitive ion channel family protein codes for MLLATGAQAQRRAAPLGAPAAGAPDTVTHDDAHRIEMGYTTLSGISGQVRNVYDPRDLAEALPDVCETLKAIQHGVEETDQVVDIKQLQMCQLMLATTQGQLTEWRTALGGAHEALEAMQARLKALPGPPARAPHPDAAALTLERADSALQGRQGRIAGLLTKRFQRVKTLQTQVAASYIQSLELQDRVGDLMRRFGRTTIKAAYPPLWQARPVPPPPPDPDAAQDEVYRREIIGYYFANNWDNWAYMALIGAVFYGWVAFNYRRVNKRALAIEPPFHYLRPGLVAATLVVVFSLAPALELHPPPVYLALLQVLLLGALTAVFARSWPRGAFWYWLGLVAFFVGLALINANAAAGLLVRWGLLLLDVAAVGIGAVLLRRVRHAAKLPPFVVPVTGVFMALNGLAVACNVLGRLSLAKMFSTTAIFGLTQGIGLAVLIELLTEAFLLQVLCSRSAAGGVGHFDYDKIGPSLLRLLTAVAAGLWLLVFTSNLNLYGVLYGVAERFLAAPRLLGSTEFTLGNILLFFIILYISAQLQQYIGYFFGEVSDADDTPGTRQRGSWLVGLRLLLVLVGFALATAATGLPLSKIAIVFGALSVGIGLGLQSIVNNLVSGIILIFERPFHVGDFIEVAGKAGRVQDIGIRSSKLTSVTGSEIIVPNGDLLSGHVINWTRTNDHVRVDLTLKIAPAVNPDADGQADPQAALQTAREQIQEEIKASPYTMHTLAPEILLNNINGQVYELRVLFWITNIRQQELTKSEILAGIYRRFTAQGLVLS; via the coding sequence GTGCTGCTGGCAACGGGAGCCCAGGCCCAGCGCCGGGCCGCGCCGCTCGGGGCCCCCGCCGCCGGGGCCCCAGACACGGTGACGCACGACGACGCGCACCGCATCGAAATGGGCTACACCACGCTGAGCGGGATTTCCGGGCAGGTGCGCAACGTGTACGATCCCCGCGACCTGGCCGAAGCGCTGCCCGACGTGTGCGAAACCCTGAAAGCCATTCAGCACGGGGTGGAGGAAACCGACCAGGTGGTGGACATCAAGCAGTTGCAAATGTGCCAATTGATGCTGGCCACCACCCAAGGCCAACTCACCGAGTGGCGCACGGCGCTGGGCGGGGCCCACGAGGCGCTGGAAGCCATGCAGGCCCGCTTAAAGGCCCTGCCCGGCCCGCCGGCCCGCGCCCCCCACCCCGACGCGGCCGCCCTTACCCTGGAGCGGGCCGATTCGGCGCTGCAAGGGCGGCAGGGGCGCATCGCAGGGCTGCTCACCAAGCGGTTCCAGCGCGTGAAGACGCTGCAAACCCAGGTGGCGGCCAGCTACATCCAGTCGCTGGAGCTGCAAGACCGGGTGGGCGACCTCATGCGCCGCTTCGGGCGCACCACCATCAAGGCGGCCTACCCGCCGCTGTGGCAGGCGCGGCCCGTTCCACCGCCCCCGCCCGACCCCGACGCGGCCCAGGACGAGGTTTACCGGCGCGAAATCATCGGCTACTACTTCGCCAACAACTGGGACAACTGGGCCTACATGGCCCTGATTGGGGCCGTGTTCTACGGTTGGGTGGCTTTTAACTACCGCCGGGTGAACAAGCGGGCGCTGGCCATCGAGCCGCCCTTCCATTACCTGCGGCCGGGGCTGGTAGCGGCCACGCTGGTGGTGGTGTTCAGCCTGGCCCCGGCCCTGGAGCTGCACCCGCCGCCCGTGTACCTGGCCCTGCTGCAAGTGCTGCTGCTGGGGGCCCTCACGGCGGTGTTTGCCCGCAGCTGGCCCCGCGGCGCGTTTTGGTACTGGCTGGGGCTGGTGGCGTTTTTCGTGGGGCTGGCCCTTATCAACGCCAACGCGGCGGCGGGCCTGCTGGTGCGCTGGGGCCTGCTGCTGCTCGACGTGGCGGCCGTGGGCATCGGGGCGGTGCTGCTGCGGCGCGTGCGGCACGCAGCCAAGCTGCCCCCGTTCGTGGTGCCCGTCACGGGGGTGTTCATGGCGCTGAACGGGCTGGCCGTGGCCTGCAACGTGTTGGGCCGCTTAAGCTTGGCCAAGATGTTCAGCACGACGGCCATATTCGGGCTCACGCAGGGCATCGGGCTGGCCGTGCTCATCGAGCTGCTCACCGAGGCTTTTTTGCTGCAAGTGCTGTGCAGCCGCTCGGCGGCGGGCGGCGTGGGGCACTTCGACTACGACAAAATCGGCCCCTCGTTGCTGCGCCTGCTCACGGCGGTGGCGGCGGGCCTGTGGCTGCTGGTGTTCACCTCCAACCTGAACCTGTATGGTGTGCTCTACGGCGTGGCCGAACGCTTCCTCGCGGCCCCGCGCCTGCTGGGCAGCACCGAGTTCACGCTCGGCAACATCTTGCTGTTCTTTATCATTCTCTACATTTCGGCGCAGCTTCAGCAATACATCGGCTACTTTTTTGGCGAAGTGAGCGATGCCGACGATACCCCCGGGACCCGGCAGCGCGGCTCTTGGCTGGTGGGGCTGCGGCTGCTGCTGGTGCTCGTGGGCTTCGCGCTGGCCACGGCCGCCACGGGCCTGCCGCTCAGCAAAATCGCCATCGTGTTCGGGGCCCTCAGCGTGGGCATCGGCCTGGGCTTGCAAAGCATCGTCAACAACCTGGTGTCGGGCATCATCCTCATCTTCGAGCGGCCCTTCCACGTGGGCGACTTCATCGAGGTGGCCGGCAAGGCGGGCCGCGTGCAGGACATCGGCATCCGCTCCAGCAAGCTCACCTCCGTCACGGGCTCCGAAATTATCGTGCCCAACGGCGATTTGCTCTCCGGCCACGTCATCAACTGGACCCGCACCAACGACCACGTGCGCGTGGACCTCACCCTAAAAATCGCCCCCGCCGTGAACCCCGACGCCGACGGGCAAGCCGACCCGCAAGCTGCCCTGCAAACCGCCCGCGAGCAAATCCAGGAGGAAATCAAGGCCAGCCCCTACACCATGCACACCCTGGCTCCCGAAATCCTGCTCAACAACATCAACGGCCAGGTATACGAATTGCGCGTGCTGTTCTGGATTACCAACATCCGCCAGCAGGAACTCACCAAAAGCGAAATCCTGGCCGGCATCTACCGGCGGTTCACGGCGCAAGGGTTGGTGCTGAGCTAG
- a CDS encoding carboxypeptidase-like regulatory domain-containing protein codes for MTKSLIPMSQGDLYLLLPLAWQAYGEQLPRFAAYKSGYTAALADAQAAALAAAQALPDDAARSGQAEAVRQRLLPQLTEYLAAWYQLDGYIEEAYPDAYAAMRDAAGHRDYDAAGHYDWARAAALMAAADAFVRAHAADLRTAGQMPDGFPAALAAEAADVGALLGEYQALKGTAQQGTAAQQTANKALYDDYQKMNRDAQRIFRLQPDTARLFQTEYLLGLVRGPGQAGVRGTLTLPGGAPAAGVTVAVAGPKTAAAVSDEQGRYALAVPAGDYTLTFSGAGYAPQEAAVTVQAGVKKRADGVMGKG; via the coding sequence ATGACCAAGTCCTTAATCCCGATGTCGCAAGGCGACCTGTACCTGCTGCTGCCGCTGGCCTGGCAGGCCTACGGCGAGCAGCTGCCCCGGTTTGCCGCCTACAAGAGCGGCTACACCGCCGCGCTGGCCGACGCCCAGGCCGCGGCCCTCGCCGCCGCGCAGGCCCTCCCCGACGATGCCGCCCGCTCGGGCCAGGCCGAAGCCGTGCGCCAGCGCCTGCTGCCCCAGCTCACCGAGTACCTCGCCGCCTGGTACCAGCTCGACGGCTACATCGAGGAAGCCTACCCCGACGCCTACGCCGCCATGCGCGACGCGGCCGGCCACCGCGACTACGACGCCGCCGGGCACTACGACTGGGCCCGCGCCGCGGCCCTGATGGCGGCGGCCGACGCCTTCGTGCGGGCCCACGCGGCCGACCTGCGCACCGCCGGCCAGATGCCCGACGGCTTCCCCGCCGCCCTGGCCGCCGAAGCCGCCGACGTGGGGGCCCTGCTCGGCGAGTACCAGGCCCTGAAAGGCACCGCCCAGCAGGGCACCGCCGCCCAGCAAACGGCCAACAAGGCCCTTTACGACGACTACCAGAAGATGAACCGCGACGCCCAGCGCATCTTCCGCCTCCAGCCCGACACCGCCCGCCTCTTCCAAACCGAGTACCTGCTGGGCCTGGTGCGCGGCCCCGGTCAGGCCGGCGTGCGCGGCACCCTCACCCTGCCCGGCGGGGCCCCCGCCGCGGGCGTGACGGTGGCCGTCGCGGGCCCCAAAACCGCCGCGGCCGTGAGCGACGAGCAGGGCCGCTACGCCCTGGCCGTGCCCGCCGGCGACTACACCCTCACCTTCAGCGGCGCGGGCTATGCCCCGCAGGAAGCCGCTGTAACGGTGCAAGCCGGCGTGAAAAAGCGGGCGGATGGGGTGATGGGGAAGGGATAA
- a CDS encoding TIR domain-containing protein, which yields MPALKRYRLFISHAWRYHDDYVRFINLLDEAPLFEYANYSVPRDDKFDKMSSTALGEEIMGQIRPVQCVIILGGLYVSYSDWIQYEIDYAKQMQKPIIAVMPWGSTVTPKAVTQAANIIVGWNTNSFVSAIRDYSI from the coding sequence ATGCCTGCTTTAAAACGATACAGACTTTTTATTAGTCATGCTTGGCGCTATCATGACGATTACGTGCGATTTATAAACTTACTCGATGAAGCTCCTCTTTTTGAATATGCCAATTATAGCGTACCACGCGATGATAAATTCGATAAGATGTCAAGTACAGCTTTAGGGGAAGAAATAATGGGTCAAATAAGACCTGTGCAATGTGTTATTATTTTAGGAGGACTATATGTTTCATATAGTGACTGGATACAGTATGAGATTGATTATGCTAAACAGATGCAAAAGCCAATCATTGCTGTGATGCCTTGGGGAAGTACTGTAACTCCTAAAGCTGTAACTCAAGCGGCCAACATCATCGTAGGATGGAATACAAATTCTTTTGTCTCAGCTATACGTGACTACTCAATCTAA
- a CDS encoding DUF4231 domain-containing protein, translating into MTTQSNTAGALSVDSEDYPALYQSANNASSDAQTLHLRTTYSYLILMVVGALFAAYSAKSTAVTIISAVFFMTTLGISLLSEWKRHDKVWYKGRAVAESIKTRSWRYMMNAEPYSVTDPPIKAQHEFCNDLAEILSQNNTLSEFMGNGAVSYDAVTDKMKWVRNLDTPTRLAVYKEHRIEEQRLWYSKKSVENRIMGKRWFRVMVILHSLAIILLLVQIGYPKLSNLPIEAIIVGATGVLTWIQVKRYQDNSTVYAFTAHEIVLIRQKSDGITTDKELSDFVKDAENAFSREHTMWVARKDVSG; encoded by the coding sequence GTGACTACTCAATCTAACACAGCAGGCGCTTTATCTGTCGATTCTGAAGACTACCCGGCATTATATCAATCAGCAAATAATGCCTCTAGTGATGCTCAGACGCTGCATCTACGTACGACGTATTCCTATTTGATTTTGATGGTAGTTGGTGCTCTGTTCGCCGCCTACTCTGCCAAGTCTACTGCGGTAACTATTATTTCTGCAGTCTTCTTTATGACGACTTTAGGAATAAGTTTATTGTCTGAATGGAAACGCCATGACAAAGTCTGGTATAAAGGCCGCGCTGTTGCCGAATCTATTAAAACTAGATCTTGGCGCTATATGATGAATGCAGAACCTTATTCTGTGACAGATCCGCCAATAAAAGCTCAACATGAGTTTTGTAATGATTTAGCAGAAATTTTAAGTCAAAATAATACTCTCTCCGAGTTTATGGGTAACGGAGCAGTTTCCTATGATGCTGTTACTGATAAGATGAAATGGGTTCGTAATCTAGATACTCCAACTAGGTTGGCTGTTTATAAAGAACATAGGATAGAGGAACAACGCTTATGGTACAGTAAGAAATCTGTAGAGAACCGTATAATGGGCAAGCGTTGGTTTCGGGTAATGGTTATTCTTCACAGTTTAGCAATCATATTGCTTCTTGTTCAAATTGGTTATCCTAAATTATCCAATCTTCCAATCGAAGCAATTATAGTTGGAGCAACCGGTGTTCTCACTTGGATTCAAGTAAAAAGGTATCAAGACAATTCTACTGTGTATGCGTTTACAGCACATGAGATAGTTCTGATACGACAGAAAAGCGATGGAATAACAACTGATAAAGAACTGTCTGATTTCGTCAAGGATGCTGAAAATGCCTTCTCTAGAGAGCATACCATGTGGGTAGCTAGAAAAGACGTTTCGGGCTGA
- a CDS encoding type II toxin-antitoxin system HicB family antitoxin has protein sequence MTIETEREANGRWLAELLQIAGALAYGPTREQAIANAQALALRVIAEQLELG, from the coding sequence ATGACTATCGAAACGGAACGCGAAGCCAACGGACGCTGGCTGGCCGAATTGCTGCAAATAGCCGGGGCCCTGGCCTACGGACCTACGCGGGAGCAGGCCATTGCCAACGCACAAGCTCTGGCGCTGCGCGTTATTGCCGAACAGTTGGAATTGGGCTAG
- a CDS encoding type 1 glutamine amidotransferase domain-containing protein, with product MSIFSSDKLKGKKIAIIATDGFEQAELDEPKKYLEGEGATTHVISLKSGSIKGWDGPSKDWGDKVDVDKVITDVKPADYDALVLPGGQMNPDILRLDKDVVAFVREFAGSGKVVAAICHGPWTLIEADVVRGKKMTSWPSLKTDLKNAGAHWEDSEVVVDKGLITSRKPADIPAFNKKIVEEILEGQHAPRS from the coding sequence ATGTCCATCTTCAGCAGCGATAAGCTCAAGGGCAAGAAAATTGCCATCATTGCCACCGACGGCTTCGAGCAGGCCGAGCTTGACGAGCCCAAGAAATACCTCGAAGGCGAAGGCGCTACCACCCACGTCATCTCCCTCAAAAGCGGCTCCATCAAGGGCTGGGACGGCCCCAGCAAGGACTGGGGCGACAAAGTAGATGTCGATAAAGTCATCACCGACGTGAAGCCGGCCGACTACGACGCCCTGGTGCTGCCCGGCGGCCAGATGAACCCCGACATCCTGCGCCTCGACAAAGACGTGGTGGCCTTCGTGCGCGAGTTTGCCGGCTCGGGCAAGGTGGTGGCCGCCATCTGCCACGGCCCCTGGACGCTGATTGAGGCCGACGTGGTGCGCGGCAAGAAAATGACCAGCTGGCCCAGCCTGAAAACCGACCTTAAAAACGCCGGCGCCCACTGGGAAGATTCGGAAGTGGTGGTAGACAAAGGCCTCATCACCAGCCGCAAGCCCGCCGATATTCCCGCCTTCAACAAGAAAATTGTAGAAGAAATCCTTGAAGGCCAGCACGCCCCGCGCAGCTAG
- a CDS encoding DUF6992 family protein, protein MPALDPNALYAARELIVGRGLAVLAAWVIANLVGSGYAVGRADRRLEPYYFHFMNVAWALVNAGLAAWGIVMLRRLPPAGWSLAAEAGAHHHDENLFLINTGLDVLYVVVGLWLRRRATEPDARHPARLAGFGYSVLLQGTFLLVFDLAMTALLHLAGAPLRAAGL, encoded by the coding sequence ATGCCCGCCCTCGACCCCAATGCCCTGTACGCTGCCCGCGAGCTAATTGTGGGCCGTGGCCTGGCGGTGCTCGCCGCCTGGGTCATCGCCAACCTGGTGGGCAGCGGCTACGCCGTGGGCCGCGCCGACCGCCGCCTGGAGCCCTACTACTTCCACTTCATGAACGTGGCCTGGGCCCTGGTGAACGCCGGCCTCGCCGCCTGGGGCATCGTCATGCTGCGCCGCTTGCCGCCGGCCGGTTGGTCGCTGGCCGCCGAAGCGGGGGCCCACCACCACGACGAAAACCTGTTCCTCATCAACACCGGGCTCGACGTGCTCTACGTCGTCGTGGGCCTCTGGCTGCGCCGCCGGGCCACCGAGCCTGACGCGCGCCACCCCGCCCGGCTGGCTGGCTTCGGCTACTCGGTGCTGCTGCAAGGCACCTTCCTGCTGGTATTCGACTTGGCCATGACGGCCCTGCTGCACCTGGCGGGGGCCCCGCTGCGCGCCGCCGGGCTGTAG
- a CDS encoding porin family protein, with translation MKNLLLTLMLGAAAAPAAMAQARAGGDLSSKDYTGGAVTDSRNTGFGIKGGYNLSNLYGGGKGLLNPDYINAFHGGVYGQFGFNQVSSVQVELLYTRKGYIANFAGGAYNESQRTTRLNYLQLPVLYVANFTKNLSFHIGPQVSLLTNARVYDQDLALSAGGFNSLDYGAVAGFEGRVGPARIGVRYDLGLGNVYKDGVSIKYGGNTVANLTNSNLHNQTFQVYLGLGFTQ, from the coding sequence ATGAAAAATCTTCTTCTCACGCTTATGCTGGGCGCCGCGGCGGCCCCGGCGGCTATGGCCCAGGCCCGCGCCGGCGGCGACCTTTCCTCGAAAGATTACACCGGCGGCGCCGTCACCGATTCGCGCAACACCGGCTTCGGCATCAAGGGCGGCTACAACCTGAGCAACCTCTACGGCGGCGGCAAGGGCCTGCTCAACCCCGATTACATCAACGCCTTCCACGGCGGCGTGTACGGCCAGTTTGGCTTCAACCAAGTGTCGTCCGTGCAAGTCGAGCTGCTGTACACGCGCAAGGGCTACATCGCCAACTTTGCCGGCGGCGCTTACAACGAAAGCCAGCGCACCACCCGCCTGAACTACTTGCAGCTGCCCGTCCTGTACGTGGCCAACTTCACCAAAAACCTGAGCTTCCACATCGGGCCCCAGGTGTCGCTGCTAACCAACGCCCGGGTGTACGACCAGGACCTTGCCCTGTCCGCCGGCGGCTTCAACTCGCTTGATTACGGCGCCGTGGCCGGCTTTGAGGGCCGCGTGGGCCCCGCCCGCATCGGCGTGCGCTACGACCTGGGCCTGGGCAACGTGTACAAAGACGGCGTGTCGATAAAGTACGGCGGCAATACTGTGGCCAACCTGACCAACAGCAACTTGCACAACCAAACCTTCCAGGTGTACCTGGGTTTGGGCTTCACCCAATAG